A genomic region of Thermus hydrothermalis contains the following coding sequences:
- the purB gene encoding adenylosuccinate lyase, with translation MVPRYQTPEMAALWSEESRYRMWALVEAYALEAWEALGQVPRGLAARLLRTLEEKPLTEAFARRVAEIEETTRHDLVAFTRALVEWTGDEEVGRYLHLGLTSSDIVDTAQNALLVRALDLILEELKGVEEALKALALRYKHTPAIARTHGVHAEPTSFGLRFLSFYAAFLRDEARVKRARETIGVAMLSGSVGNYAHVPPEVEAHVARRLGLQAEPISTQVVPRDRHAEVLAALAILGGNLERVAVELRHLQRTEVLEAQEPFREGQTGSSSMPHKKNPVGLENLTGMARLLRGYLGPALENIALWHERDISHSSVERVILPDATTALHYALRRLKGILEGLRVFEENLKRNLDLTRGLVYSQQVLNALIAEGLPREKAYALVQRNALKSWEEGQSFLKLLEADPENPIKGERLRALFDPQAFLRHVDAIYARFGL, from the coding sequence ATGGTGCCCCGGTACCAGACCCCGGAGATGGCGGCGCTTTGGTCCGAGGAAAGCCGTTACCGCATGTGGGCCTTGGTGGAAGCCTACGCCCTCGAGGCCTGGGAGGCCCTGGGCCAGGTGCCTAGGGGCCTTGCGGCAAGGCTTCTCCGGACCCTGGAGGAAAAACCCCTCACCGAAGCCTTCGCCCGGCGGGTGGCGGAGATAGAGGAAACCACCCGCCACGACCTGGTGGCCTTCACCCGGGCCCTGGTGGAGTGGACCGGGGACGAGGAGGTGGGGCGCTACCTCCACCTGGGCCTCACCAGCTCGGACATCGTGGACACGGCGCAAAACGCCCTCCTGGTGCGGGCTTTGGACCTCATCCTGGAGGAGCTTAAAGGGGTAGAGGAGGCCCTCAAGGCCCTCGCCCTCCGCTACAAGCACACCCCCGCCATCGCCCGCACCCACGGGGTCCACGCCGAGCCCACGAGCTTCGGCCTCCGCTTCCTCTCCTTCTACGCCGCCTTCCTCCGGGACGAGGCAAGGGTAAAAAGGGCTAGGGAAACCATAGGCGTGGCCATGCTCTCGGGTTCCGTGGGCAACTACGCCCACGTCCCCCCCGAGGTGGAGGCCCACGTGGCGAGGCGGCTTGGCCTTCAAGCGGAGCCCATCTCCACCCAGGTGGTCCCCCGGGACCGGCATGCGGAGGTCCTCGCCGCTTTGGCTATCCTCGGGGGCAACCTGGAAAGGGTGGCGGTGGAGCTCAGGCACCTCCAGCGCACGGAGGTCCTCGAGGCCCAAGAACCCTTCCGCGAGGGCCAGACGGGAAGCTCCTCCATGCCCCACAAGAAAAACCCCGTGGGCCTGGAAAACCTCACGGGGATGGCCCGGCTCCTCCGGGGCTACCTCGGACCCGCCCTGGAGAACATCGCCCTCTGGCACGAGCGGGACATCTCCCACTCCTCCGTGGAAAGGGTCATCCTCCCCGACGCCACCACCGCCCTCCACTACGCCTTAAGGCGGCTTAAGGGCATCCTGGAAGGGCTTAGGGTCTTTGAGGAGAACCTCAAGCGGAACCTGGACCTCACCCGGGGCCTCGTCTACTCGCAGCAGGTCCTAAACGCCCTCATCGCCGAAGGCCTCCCCCGGGAAAAGGCCTACGCCCTGGTCCAGCGAAACGCCCTCAAGAGTTGGGAAGAAGGACAAAGCTTCCTAAAGCTTCTGGAAGCCGACCCGGAAAACCCCATCAAGGGGGAGAGGCTAAGGGCGCTTTTTGACCCTCAGGCCTTCCTCCGCCACGTGGACGCCATCTACGCCCGTTTTGGGCTTTAA
- a CDS encoding HAD family hydrolase, which translates to MKPKAITFDFWGTLFTEGEAFLEKVMPARYEILLDALSEAGHPAEESEVREAYRQAALAFEEAWKAGEHMSVYDRVARIFALLGAPHDPGLIALTARRLEETSLLADLKPLPGVEVLKALAGKYPLAIVSDTGMTPGRLLREHLKRQGLDVFQAYSFSDETGFVKPKPEAFQVALEALGVAPEEALHVGDLPHTDIKGAFGAGYPWAVQYVGLREMNGEVKPTAKVKDHRELLPLLE; encoded by the coding sequence ATGAAACCCAAGGCCATCACCTTTGACTTCTGGGGCACCCTCTTCACCGAGGGGGAGGCGTTTTTGGAAAAGGTCATGCCCGCCCGGTACGAGATCCTCCTGGACGCCCTTTCCGAGGCAGGGCACCCGGCGGAGGAAAGCGAGGTGCGGGAGGCCTACCGGCAGGCGGCCCTGGCCTTTGAGGAGGCCTGGAAGGCGGGGGAACACATGTCCGTGTACGACCGGGTGGCCCGGATCTTCGCCCTCCTCGGGGCACCCCACGACCCCGGGCTCATCGCCCTCACCGCAAGGAGGCTGGAGGAAACCTCCTTGCTCGCCGACCTCAAGCCCCTGCCCGGGGTGGAGGTCCTCAAGGCCCTGGCGGGGAAGTACCCCCTGGCCATCGTTTCCGATACGGGCATGACCCCGGGCCGCCTCCTGAGGGAGCACCTCAAGCGGCAGGGCCTGGACGTCTTCCAGGCCTATAGCTTCTCCGACGAAACGGGGTTCGTGAAGCCCAAGCCCGAGGCGTTTCAGGTGGCCCTCGAGGCCCTGGGGGTGGCCCCCGAGGAGGCCCTCCACGTGGGGGACCTGCCCCACACGGACATCAAGGGGGCCTTCGGCGCCGGCTACCCCTGGGCGGTGCAGTACGTGGGCCTGAGGGAGATGAACGGGGAGGTGAAGCCCACGGCCAAGGTGAAGGACCACCGCGAGCTCCTCCCCCTCCTAGAGTGA
- the purC gene encoding phosphoribosylaminoimidazolesuccinocarboxamide synthase has protein sequence MEKLYEGKAKVLYPEGEDTLRVYFKDEATAFNAQKRGVIPGKGVVNNKVSAALFRLLEEKGVKTHFVEELSEREMRVKRVRILPLEVILRYKAAGSFAKRYGLKEGTPLKAPLVEFSLKNDALGDPLICEDAVLALDLASPEALKEVKATTLRVGEILKAFFAERGLELVDFKLEFGEREGEILLADEISPDTMRLWDMATGKPMDKDRFRKDLGGVEEAYQEVLRRVLGG, from the coding sequence ATGGAGAAGCTTTACGAGGGCAAGGCCAAGGTCCTCTACCCGGAAGGGGAGGACACCCTAAGGGTCTACTTCAAGGACGAGGCCACCGCCTTTAATGCGCAGAAGCGGGGGGTCATCCCCGGCAAGGGGGTGGTGAACAACAAGGTTTCCGCCGCCCTCTTCCGCCTCTTGGAGGAAAAGGGCGTCAAGACCCACTTCGTGGAGGAGCTCTCGGAGCGGGAGATGCGGGTGAAGCGGGTGAGGATCCTCCCCTTGGAGGTGATCCTCCGCTACAAGGCGGCGGGGAGCTTCGCCAAGCGCTACGGGCTAAAGGAGGGCACGCCCCTTAAGGCCCCCTTGGTGGAGTTCTCCCTCAAGAACGATGCCCTGGGGGACCCCTTGATCTGCGAGGACGCCGTCCTCGCCCTAGACCTCGCCTCCCCCGAGGCCCTAAAGGAGGTGAAGGCCACCACCTTGCGGGTGGGGGAGATCCTGAAGGCGTTCTTCGCGGAAAGGGGCCTGGAACTGGTGGACTTCAAGCTGGAGTTTGGGGAAAGGGAGGGGGAAATCCTCCTCGCCGACGAGATTAGCCCCGACACCATGCGCCTTTGGGACATGGCCACGGGAAAGCCCATGGACAAGGACCGCTTCCGCAAGGACCTGGGGGGCGTGGAAGAGGCGTACCAGGAGGTCCTAAGGCGGGTTTTGGGAGGGTAG
- the purQ gene encoding phosphoribosylformylglycinamidine synthase subunit PurQ gives MRWAIVRFPGSNCDEDARFALEKAGMRAEFVWHTERDLRGYDGVFLPGGFSYGDYLRAGALAAKSPVMEAVRRFAEEGRYVMGVCNGFQILTEAGILPGALLANLNLHFTCKEVGVRVERTDLPFTRRYAQGQVLRLPIAHAEGRYYADPETLRRLEGEGRVVFRYAPLAGERDYNPNGSLNDIAGIVNERGNVLGMMPHPERAVDPILGGEDGLPLFLGLLEKEVQR, from the coding sequence ATGAGGTGGGCCATCGTCCGCTTTCCCGGTTCTAACTGCGACGAGGACGCCCGCTTCGCCCTGGAGAAGGCGGGCATGCGGGCGGAGTTCGTCTGGCACACGGAAAGGGACCTGAGGGGCTATGACGGGGTCTTCCTCCCCGGGGGCTTTAGCTACGGGGACTACCTGAGGGCGGGGGCCCTGGCCGCCAAAAGCCCGGTGATGGAGGCGGTGCGCCGCTTCGCCGAGGAGGGGCGGTATGTGATGGGCGTCTGCAACGGCTTCCAGATCCTCACCGAGGCGGGCATCCTCCCCGGGGCCCTCCTCGCCAACCTCAACCTCCACTTCACCTGCAAGGAGGTGGGGGTGCGGGTGGAAAGGACCGACCTCCCCTTCACCCGCCGCTACGCCCAAGGCCAAGTCCTCCGCCTGCCCATCGCCCACGCCGAGGGGCGCTACTACGCCGACCCCGAAACCCTAAGGCGGCTGGAGGGCGAGGGCCGGGTGGTCTTCCGCTACGCCCCCCTGGCCGGGGAGAGGGACTATAACCCCAACGGGAGCCTGAACGACATCGCCGGCATCGTGAACGAGCGGGGCAACGTCCTCGGCATGATGCCCCACCCCGAGCGGGCCGTGGACCCCATTCTGGGAGGGGAGGACGGGCTTCCCCTCTTCCTGGGGCTTTTGGAAAAGGAGGTTCAGCGATGA
- the purS gene encoding phosphoribosylformylglycinamidine synthase subunit PurS: protein MPRYQATLLIELKDGILDPQGRAVEGVLRDLGHPVESVRVGKVLEIVFSAENFLQAEEKAKLLGSLLANPVMEVYTLEALKEL, encoded by the coding sequence ATGCCAAGGTACCAGGCCACGCTCCTCATAGAGCTCAAGGACGGCATCCTGGACCCGCAGGGCCGGGCGGTGGAAGGGGTCTTGCGGGACCTCGGCCACCCGGTGGAGTCCGTGCGGGTGGGGAAGGTTTTGGAGATCGTCTTCTCGGCGGAAAACTTCCTCCAGGCGGAGGAAAAGGCCAAGCTCCTGGGAAGCCTCCTCGCCAACCCGGTGATGGAGGTCTACACCCTCGAGGCCCTCAAGGAACTATGA